A window of the Henckelia pumila isolate YLH828 chromosome 3, ASM3356847v2, whole genome shotgun sequence genome harbors these coding sequences:
- the LOC140890479 gene encoding VIN3-like protein 2 isoform X1, with translation MDASSLEALMYDSSKCRQLSTEQKRELVYELSKWSEGASEMLQAWSRQEILQVLCAELGKERKYTGLTKSKIIELLLKIVHEKKALELGAANALETDISLENGERTPKRQRKSDHPNYLPIMLDACLENTIYCKNSACKAKLNSDDVFCKRCSCCICRQYDDNKDPSLWLICNSDPPFLGMACNMSCHLECALRHEKSGISKDRQGKGLDGSFRCVSCGKVNDLLSSWRKQLVVARDTRRVDILCYRLSLGQKMLDGTKIYQNLYGIVDGMVKKLEEDVGPLTGLPVKKARGIVNRLSSGPEIQRLCALAIESLDLILSDRMSYTLGMRSLPKNGTKREKLNLCFDHLTVQGILYNRDAYTFAENLVKFEDLHTSSVTVILDSDDSDLRNVSSYTLWHRKVDADYPLEPTCRLYEPKIKFLISGLTPATHYFLKVVPLVTGRETGFCELQFQTRNSEDEVLNLNSMSSEVERSQSPATNCSSLSNPSSVEDETNNENRRDNYPPFCDTTDKTATTNVLDEKETTEDVISFLDEDPIGNDEALNVRNKEPPSSQMVEETRCDNGSKTPRHTSLDCVPYVHGSETSLPITPSKMERMKDVNGRSNRTKINENDVEVVFKKRSGETGDEQSNGIGDKEFEYYVKVIRWLECEGHVDMTFRQKFLTWYSMRATSREVKVVKVFIDTFIEDPSSLAGQLVDTFNEVASNKRCTAVPSGFCMKLWH, from the exons ATGGATGCGTCGTCTTTGGAGG CACTGATGTACGACTCATCAAAGTGCCGTCAGTTGAGTACAGAGCAAAAGAGAGAGCTTGTCTATGAGTTGTCAAAATGGTCCGAAGGGGCCTCGGAAATGCTGCAGGCTTGGAGCCGTCAGGAGATACTGCAGGTCCTTTGCGCTGAGCTTGGAAAGGAAAGGAAGTACACTGGCTTAACTAAATCAAAAATAATTGAACTGCTGCTGAAGATCGTACATGAGAAAAAAGCTCTGGAGCTTGGAGCTGCAAATGCTTTAGAAACAGATATATCGTTAGAAAATGGCGAAAGAACTCCCAAAAGGCAAAGGAAATCCGATCATCCTAATTACTTGCCTATTATGCTTGATGCCTGTTTGGAAAACACAATATACTGCAAAAACTCGGCTTGCAAGGCTAAACTGAATAGTGATGACGTGTTTTGCAAACGGTGTTCGTGCTGCATTTGTCGCCAGTATGATGATAATAAGGACCCAAGCCTTTGGTTGATTTGCAACTCAGATCCTCCATTTCTTGGTATGGCTTGTAACATGTCGTGCCATCTTGAATGTGCATTACGACATGAAAAATCAGGCATTTCAAAGGATAGGCAGGGTAAGGGACTTGATGGGAGTTTCCGTTGTGTATCTTGTGGTAAAGTGAACGACTTGCTCAG TTCTTGGAGAAAGCAGCTGGTAGTGGCGAGAGACACGAGGCGGGTGGACATATTGTGCTATAGGCTCTCCTTGGGCCAAAAAATGCTGGATGGTACTAAAATCTACCAGAACCTGTATGGAATTGTTGACGGAATGGTGAAAAAGCTTGAAGAAGATGTGGGTCCTCTAACTGGTTTACCCGTGAAGAAGGCTAGAGGGATTGTGAATAGGCTCTCGTCTGGCCCCGAAATTCAGCGACTGTGCGCTCTTGCTATTGAGTCTCTTGACTTGATCCTTTCTGACAGAATGTCTTACACACTTGGTATGCGGTCTCTTCCTAAAAACGGAACAAAAAGGGAAAAACTGAATCTTTGCTTTGATCATTTGACTGTTCAGGGGATTCTATATAACCGTGATGCCTATACTTTTGCAGAAAATCTAGTTAAATTTGAAGATTTACATACATCATCAGTGACAGTGATTCTTGATTCTGATGATTCGGATCTCAGAAACGTCTCAAGTTACACCCTATGGCATCGGAAAGTTGATGCAGACTACCCTTTGGAACCAACTTGCAGATTGTATGAACCGAAGATTAAGTTTCTTATATCCGGTCTAACTCCCGCAACACATTATTTCCTCAAGGTTGTTCCCCTCGTCACAGGTAGAGAAACTGGATTCTGCGAACTCCAGTTTCAAACCAGAAATTCGGAAGACGAGGTTCTAAATTTGAACTCTATGAGCTCGGAAGTAGAAAGAAGCCAAAGCCCAGCAACCAACTGTAGCAGTCTCTCAAATCCTTCTTCAGTGGAAGATGAGACTAATAACGAGAATAGAAGGGATAATTATCCTCCGTTTTGTGATACTACTGATAAAACTGCTACTACAAACGTACTAGACGAGAAGGAGACCACAGAAGATGTTATCTCTTTCTTGGATGAAGATCCTATTGGAAATGACGAGGCTTTGAACGTCAGAAACAAGGAGCCGCCCAGCAGCCAAATGGTTGAGGAAACAAGATGTGATAATGGTTCCAAAACACCTCGTCATACTAGCTTGGATTGTGTTCCATATGTGCATGGTTCAGAAACCAGCTTGCCCATCACTCCATCCAAGATGGAAAGAATGAAAGATGTGAATGGAAGGAGCAATAGAACCAAAATTAATGAGAACGATGTTGAAGTAGTGTTCAAGAAGAGAAGTGGAGAAACGGGAGATGAGCAAAGTAATGGCATAGGCGACAAGGAGTTCGAGTACTACGTGAAAGTGATCcggtggttggagtgtgagggtCACGTAGATATGACATTTAGACAGAAATTCTTGACATGGTATAGCATGAGAGCGACATCTCGGGAGGTAAAGGTCGTGAAAGTTTTTATCGATACATTTATTGAGGATCCTTCATCTCTGGCTGGACAACTTGTGGACACCTTTAATGAAGTTGCTTCTAACAAAAGATGCACTGCAGTTCCCTCTGGATTTTGCATGAAGCTTTGGCACTGA
- the LOC140890479 gene encoding VIN3-like protein 2 isoform X2, giving the protein MDASSLEALMYDSSKCRQLSTEQKRELVYELSKWSEGASEMLQAWSRQEILQVLCAELGKERKYTGLTKSKIIELLLKIVHEKKALELGAANALETDISLENGERTPKRQRKSDHPNYLPIMLDACLENTIYCKNSACKAKLNSDDVFCKRCSCCICRQYDDNKDPSLWLICNSDPPFLGMACNMSCHLECALRHEKSGISKDRQGKGLDGSFRCVSCGKVNDLLSSWRKQLVVARDTRRVDILCYRLSLGQKMLDGTKIYQNLYGIVDGMVKKLEEDVGPLTGLPVKKARGIVNRLSSGPEIQRLCALAIESLDLILSDRMSYTLENLVKFEDLHTSSVTVILDSDDSDLRNVSSYTLWHRKVDADYPLEPTCRLYEPKIKFLISGLTPATHYFLKVVPLVTGRETGFCELQFQTRNSEDEVLNLNSMSSEVERSQSPATNCSSLSNPSSVEDETNNENRRDNYPPFCDTTDKTATTNVLDEKETTEDVISFLDEDPIGNDEALNVRNKEPPSSQMVEETRCDNGSKTPRHTSLDCVPYVHGSETSLPITPSKMERMKDVNGRSNRTKINENDVEVVFKKRSGETGDEQSNGIGDKEFEYYVKVIRWLECEGHVDMTFRQKFLTWYSMRATSREVKVVKVFIDTFIEDPSSLAGQLVDTFNEVASNKRCTAVPSGFCMKLWH; this is encoded by the exons ATGGATGCGTCGTCTTTGGAGG CACTGATGTACGACTCATCAAAGTGCCGTCAGTTGAGTACAGAGCAAAAGAGAGAGCTTGTCTATGAGTTGTCAAAATGGTCCGAAGGGGCCTCGGAAATGCTGCAGGCTTGGAGCCGTCAGGAGATACTGCAGGTCCTTTGCGCTGAGCTTGGAAAGGAAAGGAAGTACACTGGCTTAACTAAATCAAAAATAATTGAACTGCTGCTGAAGATCGTACATGAGAAAAAAGCTCTGGAGCTTGGAGCTGCAAATGCTTTAGAAACAGATATATCGTTAGAAAATGGCGAAAGAACTCCCAAAAGGCAAAGGAAATCCGATCATCCTAATTACTTGCCTATTATGCTTGATGCCTGTTTGGAAAACACAATATACTGCAAAAACTCGGCTTGCAAGGCTAAACTGAATAGTGATGACGTGTTTTGCAAACGGTGTTCGTGCTGCATTTGTCGCCAGTATGATGATAATAAGGACCCAAGCCTTTGGTTGATTTGCAACTCAGATCCTCCATTTCTTGGTATGGCTTGTAACATGTCGTGCCATCTTGAATGTGCATTACGACATGAAAAATCAGGCATTTCAAAGGATAGGCAGGGTAAGGGACTTGATGGGAGTTTCCGTTGTGTATCTTGTGGTAAAGTGAACGACTTGCTCAG TTCTTGGAGAAAGCAGCTGGTAGTGGCGAGAGACACGAGGCGGGTGGACATATTGTGCTATAGGCTCTCCTTGGGCCAAAAAATGCTGGATGGTACTAAAATCTACCAGAACCTGTATGGAATTGTTGACGGAATGGTGAAAAAGCTTGAAGAAGATGTGGGTCCTCTAACTGGTTTACCCGTGAAGAAGGCTAGAGGGATTGTGAATAGGCTCTCGTCTGGCCCCGAAATTCAGCGACTGTGCGCTCTTGCTATTGAGTCTCTTGACTTGATCCTTTCTGACAGAATGTCTTACACACTTG AAAATCTAGTTAAATTTGAAGATTTACATACATCATCAGTGACAGTGATTCTTGATTCTGATGATTCGGATCTCAGAAACGTCTCAAGTTACACCCTATGGCATCGGAAAGTTGATGCAGACTACCCTTTGGAACCAACTTGCAGATTGTATGAACCGAAGATTAAGTTTCTTATATCCGGTCTAACTCCCGCAACACATTATTTCCTCAAGGTTGTTCCCCTCGTCACAGGTAGAGAAACTGGATTCTGCGAACTCCAGTTTCAAACCAGAAATTCGGAAGACGAGGTTCTAAATTTGAACTCTATGAGCTCGGAAGTAGAAAGAAGCCAAAGCCCAGCAACCAACTGTAGCAGTCTCTCAAATCCTTCTTCAGTGGAAGATGAGACTAATAACGAGAATAGAAGGGATAATTATCCTCCGTTTTGTGATACTACTGATAAAACTGCTACTACAAACGTACTAGACGAGAAGGAGACCACAGAAGATGTTATCTCTTTCTTGGATGAAGATCCTATTGGAAATGACGAGGCTTTGAACGTCAGAAACAAGGAGCCGCCCAGCAGCCAAATGGTTGAGGAAACAAGATGTGATAATGGTTCCAAAACACCTCGTCATACTAGCTTGGATTGTGTTCCATATGTGCATGGTTCAGAAACCAGCTTGCCCATCACTCCATCCAAGATGGAAAGAATGAAAGATGTGAATGGAAGGAGCAATAGAACCAAAATTAATGAGAACGATGTTGAAGTAGTGTTCAAGAAGAGAAGTGGAGAAACGGGAGATGAGCAAAGTAATGGCATAGGCGACAAGGAGTTCGAGTACTACGTGAAAGTGATCcggtggttggagtgtgagggtCACGTAGATATGACATTTAGACAGAAATTCTTGACATGGTATAGCATGAGAGCGACATCTCGGGAGGTAAAGGTCGTGAAAGTTTTTATCGATACATTTATTGAGGATCCTTCATCTCTGGCTGGACAACTTGTGGACACCTTTAATGAAGTTGCTTCTAACAAAAGATGCACTGCAGTTCCCTCTGGATTTTGCATGAAGCTTTGGCACTGA